A region from the Acidiferrobacter sp. SPIII_3 genome encodes:
- a CDS encoding transposase, giving the protein MRTQFEERRIEPNSTLGAAIRYMQKRWPELTLFLRVPGAPLDNNVTERVLKKAILHRKNALFYRTLNGAHVGDTFMSLIHTAELNHVAPFEYLVALQRHADAVAANPADWMPWNYQATLALQNPNPEPPD; this is encoded by the coding sequence TTGCGCACGCAGTTTGAGGAGCGCCGGATCGAGCCCAACTCGACGCTGGGCGCCGCCATCCGTTACATGCAGAAGCGCTGGCCCGAACTCACGCTATTCCTGCGCGTGCCGGGCGCCCCACTCGATAACAACGTGACCGAAAGGGTTCTGAAAAAGGCCATCCTGCACCGCAAGAACGCGCTCTTCTACCGTACTCTCAACGGCGCCCATGTCGGCGATACGTTCATGAGCCTGATCCACACCGCCGAACTGAACCACGTGGCCCCGTTTGAGTATCTGGTGGCACTCCAGCGCCATGCCGACGCGGTCGCCGCGAACCCCGCCGACTGGATGCCCTGGAACTACCAGGCGACGCTCGCCCTGCAAAACCCCAACCCTGAGCCCCCTGATTAG
- the tnpB gene encoding IS66 family insertion sequence element accessory protein TnpB (TnpB, as the term is used for proteins encoded by IS66 family insertion elements, is considered an accessory protein, since TnpC, encoded by a neighboring gene, is a DDE family transposase.) produces the protein MIAITPHMRVLVAVESVDFRVGIDGLAQRCRAVLQEDPFQGTVFVFRSRSHTAIKLLIYDGQGFWLCHKRLSQGRFRHWPTATGGVASTMLAHEVQVLLSAGDPTQSQAPPLWRLVDAQRGPRSMAAVPRGGDEAGLGVGACVP, from the coding sequence ATGATCGCCATTACCCCGCACATGCGGGTGCTGGTGGCGGTGGAATCGGTGGACTTTCGGGTCGGTATCGACGGGCTGGCGCAACGCTGTCGGGCGGTCCTGCAAGAGGATCCCTTCCAGGGGACGGTGTTCGTGTTCCGCAGCCGCTCGCATACGGCCATCAAACTCCTTATTTACGATGGCCAGGGGTTCTGGCTCTGCCACAAGCGCCTCTCCCAAGGCCGCTTTCGTCACTGGCCGACCGCGACCGGCGGGGTGGCGAGCACGATGCTGGCCCATGAGGTGCAGGTCTTGTTGAGCGCGGGGGACCCGACGCAGTCCCAGGCGCCGCCGCTATGGCGCCTGGTGGACGCTCAGCGGGGGCCGCGCTCGATGGCTGCGGTCCCGCGGGGCGGGGACGAGGCCGGGCTTGGGGTGGGGGCTTGCGTTCCATAA
- a CDS encoding transposase: MSGNKKPPQQHRPPLPERLEVPIEEIAAIVERTQTGALTAPDHAKLKAAMATLAFLTAELQAKKTSLERLRRMLFGAKTETTRAVLGEKADKEGHAPGTEAPGSDAAPSLPPDPSSSKPKAPGHGRNAVSAYTGAEQVTVAHPDLHSGDACPHCTEGTLYRQNEPAQLVRITGMAPLSATVYACDRLRCHLCGEVTTAPAPEGVGPEKYDATATSMVGLLKYGAGLPFNRIETLQAGMGIPLPAATQWDLVRKAAPVLAPAHAELLHQAAQAPVLYNDDTTMKVLKLTKAQRAAALADDAHIERTGIFTSGIVATQEGRQIALFFTGVRHAGENLATVLAHRAADLPAPIQMCDGLSRNAPSDFDTVMSSCLAHARRKYVELTETFPEEVRFVLETLREVYGTEARIQAEGLGPQERLLRHQAESAPRMATLEQWMRTQFEERRIEPNSTLGAAIRYMQKRWPELTLFLRVAHAV; encoded by the coding sequence ATGAGCGGGAACAAGAAACCGCCGCAGCAACACCGGCCACCCCTACCCGAGCGCCTCGAGGTACCGATAGAGGAAATCGCCGCCATCGTCGAGCGCACACAAACGGGGGCACTCACGGCACCGGACCACGCGAAGCTCAAGGCCGCGATGGCGACGCTTGCGTTCCTCACCGCGGAACTGCAGGCCAAGAAGACCTCGTTGGAGCGGCTGCGCCGGATGCTGTTTGGCGCGAAGACAGAAACCACCCGCGCCGTGCTCGGGGAGAAGGCCGACAAAGAGGGTCATGCGCCCGGCACCGAGGCGCCAGGATCCGACGCGGCCCCCTCACTGCCGCCAGATCCCTCTTCGTCGAAACCCAAGGCCCCCGGCCATGGGCGCAACGCTGTGAGTGCGTACACCGGGGCCGAACAGGTCACGGTGGCGCATCCCGACCTCCACAGCGGGGATGCCTGCCCCCACTGCACGGAGGGGACGCTCTATCGACAGAACGAGCCCGCCCAGCTCGTGCGCATCACGGGCATGGCGCCCTTGAGCGCCACGGTTTATGCCTGCGACCGGCTGCGCTGCCATCTCTGTGGCGAGGTCACCACCGCCCCGGCCCCGGAGGGCGTGGGACCCGAGAAATACGATGCCACCGCGACCAGTATGGTAGGCCTGCTGAAGTATGGCGCAGGCCTCCCCTTTAACCGCATCGAGACCTTGCAGGCCGGCATGGGCATCCCGTTGCCGGCCGCGACCCAATGGGACCTGGTGCGTAAGGCCGCCCCCGTGTTGGCCCCGGCGCACGCGGAGCTCTTGCATCAGGCGGCCCAGGCCCCGGTGCTCTACAACGACGACACGACCATGAAGGTCCTTAAGCTGACAAAAGCGCAGCGGGCCGCGGCGCTCGCCGACGACGCGCACATCGAACGCACCGGGATCTTTACCTCCGGCATCGTCGCCACCCAAGAGGGTCGTCAGATCGCGCTCTTCTTCACAGGCGTCCGCCACGCCGGCGAGAATCTCGCTACGGTGTTAGCGCATCGCGCAGCCGATTTGCCCGCCCCCATCCAGATGTGCGACGGGCTATCACGCAACGCCCCCAGCGACTTCGACACGGTGATGTCCTCTTGTCTCGCCCATGCACGGCGTAAGTACGTCGAATTGACCGAGACCTTCCCAGAAGAAGTGCGCTTCGTGCTGGAGACATTGCGTGAGGTCTATGGTACCGAGGCCCGCATCCAGGCCGAGGGTCTCGGCCCCCAAGAGCGGCTGCTACGCCACCAGGCCGAGAGCGCACCGCGCATGGCGACCCTGGAGCAGTGGATGCGCACGCAGTTTGAGGAGCGCCGGATCGAGCCCAACTCGACGCTGGGCGCCGCCATCCGTTACATGCAGAAGCGCTGGCCCGAACTCACGCTATTCCTGCGCGTTGCGCACGCAGTTTGA
- the dsrA gene encoding dissimilatory-type sulfite reductase subunit alpha, producing MPKTPMLDKLEGGPWPSFVTGLKRLAKDESKPYAPVMKDLLGQLEHSYETRKGYWKGGTVGVIGYGGGVIPRFSEVADKFPASAEFHTLRIMPPPGMHYTTEVLRKMCDVWEEYGSGLIALHGQSGDIMFQGCTSKNVQPAFDALNDMGFDMGGAGPALRTSMSCVGHARCEHSCYDEPRAHRLVINEFLDEMHRPAMPYKFKFKFSGCPNDCTNAIQRSDMAVIGMWRDDMKVDQKEVKAFVAERGRSYVIDNVITRCPTHSLKLADDDTLKVDNRNCVRCMHCINVMTKALHPGDDRGVALLLGGKRTLKIGDLMGTVIVPFLPLKTDEDYEQLVDIGRRVMEFFADNALEHERTGEMIERIGFANFMDGVGLPIDPNMVSHPRTNPYVRMDEWDAAVAAYEEGRKGQGAHNKGGQS from the coding sequence ATGCCGAAGACCCCGATGCTCGACAAGCTCGAGGGGGGACCTTGGCCGAGTTTTGTAACCGGCTTGAAGCGGCTCGCCAAAGACGAGTCCAAGCCCTATGCCCCGGTCATGAAAGACCTCCTGGGTCAGCTGGAGCATTCGTACGAGACCCGCAAGGGCTACTGGAAGGGCGGCACGGTGGGGGTGATAGGCTACGGCGGGGGCGTGATTCCGCGCTTCTCCGAGGTTGCCGACAAGTTCCCGGCGTCCGCCGAGTTCCATACCCTGCGCATCATGCCGCCGCCCGGCATGCACTACACCACCGAGGTGTTGCGCAAGATGTGCGACGTCTGGGAGGAGTACGGTTCGGGGCTCATCGCCTTGCACGGCCAGAGCGGCGACATCATGTTCCAGGGCTGCACCTCGAAGAACGTGCAGCCGGCCTTTGATGCCTTGAACGACATGGGCTTCGACATGGGTGGGGCGGGACCGGCGCTGCGTACCTCGATGTCCTGTGTGGGTCATGCGCGCTGCGAGCACTCCTGCTATGACGAGCCACGCGCCCACCGGCTCGTGATCAACGAGTTCCTGGACGAGATGCATCGTCCGGCGATGCCCTATAAGTTCAAGTTCAAGTTCTCAGGCTGCCCCAACGACTGCACGAACGCCATCCAGCGCTCGGATATGGCGGTGATCGGCATGTGGCGTGATGACATGAAGGTCGACCAGAAAGAGGTCAAGGCCTTCGTGGCGGAGCGCGGGCGGTCTTATGTCATCGACAACGTGATCACGCGCTGTCCGACCCATAGCCTTAAGCTCGCCGACGACGACACCCTGAAGGTCGATAATCGCAACTGCGTGCGCTGCATGCACTGCATCAATGTCATGACCAAGGCCCTGCATCCGGGCGACGATCGGGGCGTGGCGTTGCTGCTGGGGGGCAAGCGTACCCTGAAGATCGGGGACCTCATGGGGACTGTGATCGTGCCGTTCCTGCCCTTGAAGACCGACGAGGACTACGAGCAGCTGGTCGACATCGGGCGCCGGGTCATGGAGTTCTTCGCCGATAACGCCCTGGAGCACGAGCGTACCGGCGAGATGATCGAGCGTATCGGTTTCGCCAACTTCATGGACGGCGTAGGCCTGCCGATCG
- a CDS encoding Druantia anti-phage system protein DruA, translating into MEILLRYRGRAVTATDAHFIRTLIAAHPEQSRRALSETLCQAWDWRQENGALRTMVCRGLMLALARAGHITLPPVRRQPPNPLGVRARLAHGAPAPLAIDTTPLVGPLRGLGALTVVSVRRTAAEALFNSLMAAHHYLGYAQPVGEHLKVMVYAGTRPVALGAWSSAPRHLGPRDRFLGWSPAVRRQNIAGIAYNTRFLILPWVQVPHLASHVLSRMTRALPQAWQEAYGHPVYWAETFVDTTRYRGTCYRAANWRVLGQTQGRGKDDRTHRANRSIKDVLGLPLCRDYRARLLGVA; encoded by the coding sequence ATGGAGATCTTGCTACGCTATCGCGGCCGCGCCGTCACCGCCACCGACGCGCATTTCATCCGCACCTTGATCGCCGCCCACCCCGAGCAAAGCCGGCGGGCGTTGTCCGAGACGCTTTGCCAGGCCTGGGACTGGCGGCAGGAAAACGGTGCCCTGCGCACGATGGTGTGCCGGGGACTCATGCTGGCGCTCGCGCGCGCAGGCCACATCACGTTACCGCCGGTGCGCCGCCAACCCCCCAATCCCTTGGGCGTGCGCGCGCGCCTTGCACACGGTGCCCCGGCGCCCCTGGCAATCGATACCACGCCGCTTGTAGGCCCCTTGCGGGGCTTAGGCGCGCTCACAGTCGTGTCGGTCCGCCGGACCGCCGCGGAGGCCCTCTTCAACAGCCTCATGGCGGCCCATCATTATCTCGGCTACGCGCAGCCGGTGGGCGAGCACCTGAAGGTGATGGTCTATGCCGGGACGCGCCCGGTGGCGCTCGGTGCCTGGAGTTCGGCCCCCCGGCATCTGGGGCCCCGCGACCGGTTCCTCGGCTGGTCGCCTGCGGTGCGCCGCCAGAACATCGCGGGCATCGCCTATAACACGCGCTTTTTGATCCTGCCGTGGGTCCAGGTCCCCCACTTGGCCTCGCACGTCCTTTCCCGTATGACCCGGGCACTCCCGCAGGCCTGGCAAGAGGCCTATGGCCATCCGGTGTATTGGGCCGAGACCTTCGTCGATACCACCCGCTATCGCGGCACCTGCTACCGCGCGGCCAACTGGCGGGTCCTGGGCCAGACCCAGGGGCGCGGCAAGGACGACCGCACCCACCGGGCAAACCGCAGCATCAAAGACGTGTTGGGCTTGCCGCTGTGCCGGGACTATCGCGCCCGCTTGTTGGGCGTGGCATGA
- a CDS encoding Druantia anti-phage system protein DruA has translation MAERFTHLCRKDTQYLGDTQGRGKLDTLHRHDQPIKSIWIYPLTRDFRQQLCKD, from the coding sequence GTGGCCGAGCGTTTTACGCATCTCTGCCGGAAGGACACGCAGTATCTCGGGGACACCCAGGGCCGCGGCAAACTCGACACGCTCCATCGCCACGACCAGCCCATCAAAAGCATCTGGATCTACCCGCTCACCCGCGACTTCCGCCAACAGCTCTGCAAGGATTAG